In a genomic window of Sediminispirochaeta bajacaliforniensis DSM 16054:
- a CDS encoding energy-coupling factor ABC transporter ATP-binding protein — MNIIVENATFSYDGEHPVIKNISISLGKEQTAIIGQNGAGKTTFMRLLNNTHQVNSGSITIDGIPVESQPLSSWAKRIGYVFQNPKDQLFHETVYKEIEFGLRKKVHTEAEKKKRVEEIAEFIGLQEFLDHHPLEMAYSRQKLITLASILTTDPELILLDEPTAGQDWKEIEHFETVIRELGMQGKKFITISHDMNFVARNFSRVVVFCNGEILIDGTTKEVFSQSELIRKSFVESPVPVLVSQDLQMDDCPLTLAEFRDSYKRSLK, encoded by the coding sequence ATGAATATCATAGTTGAAAACGCAACATTTTCTTATGATGGAGAACATCCGGTCATCAAAAATATTTCGATATCATTAGGGAAAGAGCAGACCGCAATAATCGGCCAGAATGGGGCGGGAAAAACGACCTTCATGAGACTGCTCAATAATACCCATCAAGTTAATAGCGGAAGTATCACAATTGACGGTATACCGGTGGAATCACAGCCTCTCAGCAGCTGGGCAAAACGTATCGGCTATGTATTTCAGAATCCGAAAGACCAGTTATTTCATGAAACGGTATATAAAGAAATCGAATTTGGGTTGAGAAAAAAAGTTCATACAGAAGCAGAGAAGAAAAAGCGAGTCGAAGAGATTGCGGAATTTATCGGGCTACAAGAGTTTCTTGATCATCATCCATTAGAGATGGCCTACAGTCGGCAAAAACTTATTACTTTAGCCTCAATCCTTACCACAGATCCCGAGTTGATCTTGCTGGATGAACCCACTGCTGGTCAGGATTGGAAAGAGATTGAACATTTTGAAACTGTTATAAGAGAGCTGGGAATGCAGGGGAAAAAATTCATCACAATCAGTCATGACATGAATTTTGTGGCCCGCAATTTTTCACGAGTTGTCGTCTTTTGTAACGGTGAAATCTTGATAGACGGCACAACCAAAGAGGTTTTTAGTCAGTCGGAACTGATCAGGAAAAGTTTTGTGGAATCACCAGTTCCTGTTTTGGTCAGTCAAGATCTGCAGATGGATGATTGCCCGCTGACTCTGGCAGAGTTTCGAGATAGCTACAAAAGGAGCCTGAAATGA
- a CDS encoding nucleoside hydrolase — MKEIILDCDPGHDDAIAMMLAIGNSEKLRVSCISTVGGNQILEKTTVNALDLLYLMKANIPVVAGQKGPLVRPLEIAENVHGKSGLDGPLIESSPYRPLDRNFIDVYTDILKASEQKVTIVATGPQSNIATFILARPELKHKIEQIVFMGGSCFGGNWSPKAEFNIYVDPEAAQIVANSGIPLVMCGLDVTHKATVTTQEVEDFSRIGNRTGVVLKELIDFYAKTAGKDFLCEDEGPKIRLHDVTTIAYLLRPDIFTSRELFVTIDTSNSPYSRGATIVDYDKLYSKTPNMRVCFGIDRSTFVNELFAAVKKLP; from the coding sequence ATGAAAGAGATCATTCTTGATTGTGATCCAGGCCATGACGATGCCATAGCAATGATGTTGGCCATAGGAAATAGCGAAAAACTTAGAGTTTCCTGCATATCTACGGTTGGCGGTAACCAAATTCTCGAAAAAACAACCGTGAATGCCTTAGATCTTCTCTACCTCATGAAGGCCAATATTCCTGTGGTTGCAGGGCAAAAAGGGCCTCTGGTTCGTCCATTGGAGATCGCAGAAAATGTCCATGGGAAAAGCGGGCTTGACGGACCATTGATAGAATCTTCTCCTTATCGGCCCCTCGATCGGAACTTCATTGATGTATATACGGATATTCTCAAAGCATCGGAGCAAAAGGTGACAATAGTTGCTACAGGCCCCCAGAGCAATATTGCAACATTCATCCTTGCCCGCCCGGAGCTCAAGCACAAAATAGAACAGATAGTGTTTATGGGAGGCTCCTGTTTCGGAGGGAACTGGAGCCCAAAAGCAGAGTTCAATATTTATGTCGACCCTGAGGCGGCCCAAATCGTGGCAAATTCCGGTATTCCTCTCGTCATGTGCGGTTTAGATGTTACACATAAAGCGACAGTAACAACACAGGAGGTGGAGGATTTCTCCCGGATCGGAAATCGTACGGGAGTAGTCCTCAAGGAACTCATAGATTTTTATGCCAAGACTGCCGGAAAAGATTTTCTCTGTGAAGATGAGGGTCCCAAAATACGATTGCACGACGTAACGACAATCGCTTACCTGCTGCGTCCTGATATTTTTACAAGTAGAGAACTCTTTGTAACCATAGACACCTCTAATTCACCATATTCCCGAGGGGCAACAATCGTTGATTATGACAAGCTATACAGTAAGACCCCAAATATGCGGGTTTGTTTTGGGATAGATCGAAGCACCTTTGTAAACGAGCTTTTTGCTGCTGTAAAGAAATTACCTTGA
- a CDS encoding energy-coupling factor transporter transmembrane component T family protein, whose amino-acid sequence MAEKSIFYERKATPVHKLNPITKLYGLLWLLLLSFICSSIYTTLVVLAVIIVFSALAHSFRQTFRLVAAIIIPIFLFLSVIHGFLNPKNETILYSFSVLGITAKLGKEGLMVTYKLVSKLCLILPSVFLFVKTTSQERLMPNLIKKGVSPSVSYLFLATLNVLPYMRSKMDTIKIAQESRGISMEGNLPTRIRAFLPLLMPLILSSLTDIQSRSVTLEVRSFGVSKTVSSLYDLAEKPVDKILQLCFIMSGALLFVLWLLFKIGVLR is encoded by the coding sequence ATGGCTGAGAAAAGCATATTTTACGAACGGAAAGCAACACCAGTCCACAAGCTCAATCCAATAACAAAGCTATATGGATTACTGTGGCTTTTGCTACTATCTTTTATCTGTTCCAGTATATATACGACACTTGTGGTCCTGGCCGTTATTATTGTTTTCTCGGCGCTGGCACATTCGTTTCGGCAGACATTTCGGCTTGTAGCGGCAATTATTATTCCAATATTTCTTTTTTTGTCAGTTATTCACGGATTTTTGAACCCAAAAAACGAAACAATTCTATATTCTTTTTCAGTTCTCGGTATTACCGCAAAGCTTGGAAAAGAAGGGTTGATGGTAACCTATAAACTTGTTAGTAAACTTTGTTTAATTCTGCCCTCTGTCTTTCTTTTTGTAAAAACGACAAGCCAAGAAAGGCTGATGCCGAACCTTATAAAAAAGGGAGTTTCACCGTCGGTGAGCTACCTTTTTTTGGCAACGTTGAACGTCTTACCGTATATGCGGAGCAAAATGGACACCATCAAAATTGCCCAAGAAAGCCGTGGAATATCAATGGAGGGGAACCTCCCAACACGTATCAGGGCCTTTCTTCCCCTTCTTATGCCCCTGATACTTTCTTCTCTCACGGATATTCAGTCTCGCAGCGTGACCTTGGAAGTAAGATCTTTTGGTGTCAGTAAAACGGTCTCAAGCCTTTACGACTTAGCTGAGAAACCTGTTGATAAGATACTACAGCTATGTTTCATAATGAGCGGAGCACTTCTTTTTGTGTTGTGGCTGCTCTTCAAGATAGGAGTGTTAAGATGA
- a CDS encoding glycoside hydrolase family 9 protein — translation MQILTNHIGYHTASAKRMILQCSEVLAPNFPAPSAQLIDQDSGSVLRTLQVTSSGSVPGWKDRHFYLFDFSDFTGKGVFRFEVTAGNAQIHGLPFTIGDELLQDSCISDILFYFKGQRSSGRWDLADRSASFFGERSDRVDVHGGWYDAAGDYSKYLSHLSYANYLNPQQIPLVVWSLYSLGEILASRPRHRGTLLVERALEEGAWGADFLVRMLDPEGYFYMTLFDQWNKKSDARMICAFKTKQGERLEEYQAGFRQGGGMAIAALARAARFPRTEIPSDGFDCDAYRQTAERGYDHLLRHNCEYLDNGRENIIDYYCALLASVELFTTTKDASYLEGARSWACKLSSLFFDEKKCWFAESGNSRPFFHASDSGMPIISLLRYAEVEDNPSMKAETLALVERACRAELSLASEVHNPFGLARQKVRAVGGKDHSSFFVPHENESGYWWQGENARLASLACAMRQAATALAPGGVSEGLLEQMKAFATAQLDWILGFNPFDTCMLAGRGRNNPRFESFYPNAPGGICNGITAGFFDESDIDFLPKTAIEQGDHRWRWSEQWIPHGAWFLMALAAEMADGGDQ, via the coding sequence ATGCAAATTCTTACTAATCACATTGGATATCACACCGCTTCGGCTAAACGCATGATTCTTCAATGCTCCGAAGTACTTGCGCCGAATTTTCCCGCACCATCGGCTCAATTGATCGATCAAGATAGCGGTAGCGTGCTGCGTACCCTGCAGGTTACATCGTCCGGTTCCGTTCCCGGCTGGAAGGATCGCCATTTCTACCTCTTTGATTTTTCCGATTTTACCGGGAAGGGCGTTTTTCGCTTTGAGGTTACGGCGGGGAATGCACAGATCCACGGACTGCCTTTTACCATCGGCGATGAATTGCTGCAGGATAGCTGTATTTCGGACATTCTTTTTTATTTCAAGGGGCAGCGTTCTTCCGGTCGATGGGACCTCGCAGACCGATCGGCTTCTTTCTTCGGAGAACGCTCCGATCGGGTCGATGTTCACGGGGGATGGTATGATGCAGCCGGAGATTACAGTAAATACCTTTCGCATCTTTCCTATGCAAACTATCTCAACCCCCAACAGATTCCCTTGGTGGTGTGGTCGTTATATTCCCTTGGTGAGATCCTAGCCTCCCGGCCCCGGCATCGGGGAACATTGCTGGTTGAACGGGCCCTTGAGGAGGGGGCCTGGGGTGCCGACTTCCTGGTACGCATGCTGGATCCGGAAGGCTATTTTTATATGACCCTTTTTGATCAATGGAATAAAAAAAGTGATGCAAGGATGATTTGTGCTTTCAAAACAAAACAGGGAGAACGGCTTGAGGAATACCAGGCTGGTTTTCGGCAGGGGGGAGGGATGGCTATTGCCGCTCTTGCACGGGCCGCTCGTTTTCCCAGGACGGAAATTCCTTCCGACGGCTTTGACTGTGATGCATATCGGCAGACGGCGGAAAGGGGCTACGATCATCTTCTGCGTCACAACTGTGAGTATCTGGACAATGGGCGCGAGAATATCATCGATTACTATTGCGCCCTTCTGGCAAGCGTGGAGCTTTTTACTACAACGAAGGATGCCTCGTATCTTGAAGGGGCCCGCAGTTGGGCCTGTAAGCTTTCTTCCCTCTTTTTCGATGAAAAAAAGTGCTGGTTTGCGGAATCAGGCAATAGCCGTCCCTTTTTCCATGCTTCGGATTCCGGTATGCCCATTATCTCTCTCCTCCGTTATGCAGAGGTTGAAGATAACCCATCCATGAAGGCCGAGACCCTTGCTCTGGTGGAGCGGGCCTGCCGGGCGGAGCTTAGCCTCGCCTCGGAGGTTCATAACCCTTTTGGCCTTGCCCGACAGAAGGTTAGGGCCGTCGGCGGGAAAGATCATTCTTCCTTCTTTGTCCCCCATGAAAACGAGTCAGGTTATTGGTGGCAGGGGGAAAACGCCCGCCTTGCCTCTCTTGCCTGTGCTATGCGGCAGGCTGCAACGGCCCTCGCTCCCGGTGGAGTAAGTGAAGGGCTCCTAGAACAGATGAAGGCCTTTGCCACGGCCCAACTCGATTGGATCCTCGGCTTCAATCCCTTCGACACCTGTATGCTTGCCGGCCGGGGGCGCAATAATCCTCGTTTCGAATCCTTTTATCCCAATGCTCCCGGTGGGATCTGCAACGGCATTACCGCCGGCTTTTTTGACGAATCTGATATCGATTTTCTTCCCAAAACGGCGATAGAGCAGGGTGATCATCGTTGGCGCTGGAGTGAACAGTGGATTCCCCATGGCGCATGGTTTCTCATGGCCCTCGCAGCCGAGATGGCCGACGGTGGAGATCAATGA
- a CDS encoding family 20 glycosylhydrolase, whose product MNLSLLVPQPQMVRSGSGKFSFGRDFADQVHSYLFCDTIPDGIVELPLSRELQALPESYRLDIRPDKILLATESKSGRFAAMTTLKQLLLQCPDAALPCMTIDDWALFSIRGVMIDISRSRVPTMNTLQHIIDLLSLLKYNQLQLYMEHTFAYKGHEDVWKDSSPLTEAEVRGLDLYCRRRGIELVPNQNSLGHMERWLAHPAYKQYAECPEGFTDSWGIFRPVSTTLDPSSRESFLFLEGLYDQLLPLFSSKLCNAGGDEPLEFGMGRSRKLCEREGRDNVYAAFLERLNSLAAERGKRLMVWADILQKYPHLLKDLPEDIMFVDWGYQGDHPFDHECRNLAESGHDFIVCSGTSAWNSIGGRWGNCRENIRNAAAAALKWGALGLMMSEWGDNGHMQQYPIPMPGYFLGSAAAWNPEAIDLLDMSGALSLLLFGREHNILAKALMLLEEAGSPKGLKIHNASLPGIMLFDHYLPHYRSIFPQYAGYDFSFEYEQLEKAESLLASVDPGEPQTLYDEILFTAALMRFACDLGRLRLQAPHFSLSEIDTAARVRLADRLEELIIEYRRLWLLRNRPGGLEESAGILEELVRLLRQ is encoded by the coding sequence ATGAATCTCTCTTTACTCGTTCCTCAGCCGCAGATGGTCCGCTCCGGTTCCGGGAAATTCAGCTTCGGCCGCGATTTTGCGGATCAAGTCCATTCGTATCTTTTTTGTGACACGATTCCTGACGGCATTGTAGAGCTCCCCCTTTCCCGGGAGCTTCAGGCCCTGCCGGAAAGCTACCGACTGGATATTCGCCCCGATAAAATTCTCCTGGCGACTGAGAGCAAAAGCGGGCGCTTTGCTGCTATGACCACACTCAAGCAGCTTTTGCTTCAATGCCCTGATGCCGCACTGCCCTGCATGACCATCGACGACTGGGCCCTTTTCTCGATTCGGGGGGTGATGATCGACATTAGTCGCAGCAGAGTACCCACAATGAATACGCTTCAGCATATCATCGATCTCCTTTCTCTCCTGAAATATAACCAGCTTCAGCTTTATATGGAGCACACCTTTGCCTACAAGGGGCATGAGGATGTATGGAAGGACTCTTCTCCGCTGACCGAGGCAGAGGTCAGAGGTCTTGATCTCTATTGCCGAAGACGGGGAATCGAGTTAGTGCCCAATCAGAATTCTCTTGGCCATATGGAGCGATGGCTTGCCCATCCTGCCTATAAACAGTATGCCGAATGCCCCGAGGGCTTTACCGATTCCTGGGGCATTTTTCGTCCCGTCTCTACAACCCTTGACCCTTCCAGCCGGGAAAGCTTCCTCTTTTTAGAAGGGCTTTACGATCAGCTTCTACCTCTTTTTTCCTCTAAGCTCTGTAATGCAGGGGGGGATGAACCCTTGGAGTTCGGAATGGGGCGTTCCCGAAAGCTTTGTGAACGTGAGGGGCGTGATAATGTGTATGCGGCTTTCCTCGAGCGACTGAATAGTCTCGCTGCTGAGCGGGGAAAACGGCTCATGGTATGGGCCGATATCTTGCAAAAGTATCCTCACTTACTCAAGGATCTTCCTGAAGATATCATGTTCGTCGATTGGGGCTACCAGGGAGACCATCCCTTCGATCACGAGTGCCGGAACCTTGCCGAATCCGGGCACGATTTTATTGTCTGTTCCGGGACATCTGCCTGGAACTCCATCGGCGGCAGGTGGGGTAACTGTCGAGAAAATATCCGAAACGCTGCGGCTGCCGCTCTCAAATGGGGTGCCCTCGGGCTCATGATGAGTGAATGGGGGGACAACGGCCATATGCAGCAATATCCGATACCCATGCCGGGCTACTTCCTCGGCTCGGCGGCGGCGTGGAATCCCGAGGCTATCGATCTCCTCGACATGAGCGGTGCCCTTTCACTCTTGTTGTTCGGTCGGGAACATAACATTCTTGCAAAGGCCTTGATGCTGCTTGAAGAGGCGGGAAGCCCGAAAGGCCTGAAAATTCATAACGCCTCTCTCCCCGGCATTATGCTATTTGATCACTACCTTCCCCATTACCGCTCCATTTTTCCTCAATATGCCGGATATGATTTTTCTTTCGAGTATGAACAGCTTGAAAAAGCCGAGTCCCTCCTTGCCTCCGTTGATCCCGGAGAACCGCAAACCCTTTACGACGAAATACTCTTTACCGCTGCCCTGATGCGTTTTGCCTGCGATCTCGGGCGTTTGCGCCTGCAGGCTCCCCATTTCTCACTATCAGAGATCGATACGGCTGCAAGAGTGAGGCTTGCCGACCGCCTTGAAGAGCTCATCATCGAATATCGGCGTTTGTGGTTGCTGCGCAATCGCCCCGGCGGTTTGGAAGAAAGCGCCGGAATTCTGGAAGAACTGGTCCGGCTCCTAAGGCAATAG
- a CDS encoding LacI family DNA-binding transcriptional regulator yields the protein MEKKATLQDVAQLAGCSKSTVSFVLNGRPGISETTRNKVLAACSKLGYGRFDIPTGDATTRICCIDVVRDSFISEPKLFEFKSFYLRGIQKRCGELNILLETISLYDLDKEKLKMALAGFTDVSGIIVMGSDLQSEADFGIFEIINIPIVFIDTFYPSLKYSFINVDNRSGMALLLSYLKQLRHQQVGLISINTINYNIRDREEAFIDTMRHSALSFQEEWFFKFSMANENDLYSYIERLKEANRLPSAFICTTDLIPIQLFPIFSKLAIHVPQDISVVSYGDLSLGQIIRPQLTSIDPPKNQIGRAAVELIVNQLDVSNRPENLGYHLNPERVLVSNNLIVRESAAEWEN from the coding sequence ATGGAGAAAAAAGCTACACTACAGGATGTCGCTCAGTTGGCTGGATGTTCCAAATCGACTGTTTCATTTGTCTTGAATGGAAGACCCGGAATTAGTGAGACAACTCGGAACAAGGTTCTTGCTGCCTGTTCAAAGCTTGGATATGGAAGGTTTGATATCCCCACTGGTGATGCAACAACGAGAATTTGCTGTATTGATGTTGTGCGAGATTCCTTCATTTCAGAACCTAAGCTTTTTGAGTTTAAGAGTTTTTATTTAAGAGGAATACAGAAACGATGTGGAGAACTCAACATCCTTCTTGAAACCATATCGTTGTACGATCTCGACAAAGAAAAGCTAAAGATGGCTTTGGCAGGCTTCACCGATGTATCGGGAATTATTGTCATGGGCTCCGATCTTCAATCAGAGGCAGACTTTGGTATCTTTGAAATCATTAACATACCAATTGTCTTTATCGATACTTTTTATCCCTCGTTGAAATACAGTTTCATCAATGTTGATAATCGATCGGGGATGGCACTTCTTCTCAGCTATCTTAAGCAACTTAGGCATCAGCAGGTCGGTCTGATTAGTATCAATACGATTAACTATAATATTCGGGATAGGGAAGAGGCCTTTATCGACACAATGAGGCATAGTGCGCTTTCATTTCAGGAAGAGTGGTTTTTCAAATTTAGCATGGCAAATGAAAATGATCTCTATTCCTACATCGAGAGGTTGAAAGAAGCTAATCGGCTTCCCTCAGCCTTTATTTGTACGACAGATCTGATTCCTATCCAGCTTTTTCCTATTTTTTCCAAATTAGCGATTCACGTTCCCCAGGATATTTCGGTGGTTAGCTATGGCGACCTCAGCCTGGGGCAGATAATACGGCCTCAGCTCACTTCAATTGATCCTCCTAAAAACCAGATAGGACGGGCGGCTGTTGAACTTATTGTAAATCAGCTGGATGTGTCCAATAGACCAGAGAATCTGGGATATCACCTCAATCCGGAACGTGTGCTTGTTTCCAATAATCTCATTGTTCGCGAAAGTGCGGCTGAATGGGAAAACTAA
- a CDS encoding energy-coupling factor ABC transporter ATP-binding protein → MKQMIKVEGLKIRHYRRDSHIDAVKEISFSVDEGEFISVCGLNGSGKTSLLSALNGLIPHFYKSRMKGRVTVAGLDTKEHTVAELSRSIGFVFDNPFNQISYTTETVRHEIAFGLCNLNIKPSVIEKQVEETAELVGITHLLDRSPLALSGGQLQRIAIASVIVMKPNIIMLDDCTSQLDPLGSQEIFKVIERLRSRGMTIICVDHDIERVCTYADKILLLSKGELKAYGTPRDVLSDPSMREYGLKTHDSYEIAKILYENGIKNAKGCLTYHDLKQGIAG, encoded by the coding sequence ATGAAACAGATGATTAAAGTCGAAGGGCTGAAGATACGTCACTATCGCAGAGATTCCCATATCGATGCGGTGAAAGAAATAAGTTTCTCCGTCGATGAAGGAGAATTCATCAGCGTATGCGGCTTAAACGGAAGCGGAAAGACTTCACTCCTATCCGCTCTTAACGGACTCATTCCTCATTTCTATAAATCGCGGATGAAAGGACGAGTGACGGTTGCCGGCTTGGATACAAAAGAACACACAGTCGCAGAACTATCCAGAAGTATTGGTTTTGTATTCGATAACCCTTTCAACCAAATTTCCTACACCACGGAAACAGTTCGACATGAAATCGCTTTTGGTTTGTGTAATCTCAACATCAAGCCGTCTGTCATAGAAAAGCAGGTTGAAGAAACTGCCGAGCTTGTTGGTATCACTCACCTTCTCGATCGATCTCCTCTCGCTCTCTCCGGTGGTCAACTGCAGCGAATAGCCATCGCTTCGGTCATTGTTATGAAACCGAATATTATCATGCTTGACGATTGTACCTCGCAACTTGACCCTTTGGGGTCCCAAGAAATTTTCAAGGTCATTGAACGGCTTCGTAGCAGAGGGATGACGATCATCTGTGTCGACCATGACATTGAGCGGGTTTGTACCTATGCCGATAAAATTCTCTTACTGAGCAAGGGAGAACTCAAAGCATATGGAACACCACGAGATGTTTTGTCGGACCCATCGATGCGTGAATATGGTCTCAAGACACACGACAGCTATGAGATAGCAAAAATCCTCTACGAAAATGGAATAAAGAACGCAAAAGGGTGCCTAACCTATCACGACCTAAAACAAGGGATTGCGGGATAA